A region of the Dyadobacter sp. CECT 9275 genome:
GCGTTCTGGCTCAGGCAGATAAATCTCATTCCGGTTTTTAGAGGTTCGGAAGGAAGGCAATATCTTAAAAATCATGATATTACTGCACAAGAAAGCCACGACGCACTTAAGAAGGGAGATGCAGTGGTAGTGTTTTCGGAAGGGATATGCGTAAACGAATGGAGGCTGAGGCCCTTGGGCAAAGGGACTGCCAGGATGGCCTATCAGGTATGGTTTGGAGATGGCGCCCTGGCCGATATGCTGGTGATACCCACGGGAGTAAATTATGAACATTTTCGTGGCCCCGGGAAACGGGTTGCCCTGAGATTTGGCGCGGGGATTCATCATACTGAGATGAAAACAAGCCCACAGGATTATGAGAAATGGCTCCGGGAATTTAATGAGATACTGGACGAGCGCATGAACCGAGAAATCCTTACGTTGGAACCAGTGCTTACAAAGCAGGAGCATCAGGCTAAAATGAATAATTTCTTCGGAGATTGTACCCTGCCGAAAGGGGGTAAC
Encoded here:
- a CDS encoding 1-acyl-sn-glycerol-3-phosphate acyltransferase, with the protein product MFYYFSRFLVRLALPIYLKRLCVINLKGLPQGTPLLLASNHPDSFFDAVVIGSVLEQPIHTLTRGDVFKKPSIAFWLRQINLIPVFRGSEGRQYLKNHDITAQESHDALKKGDAVVVFSEGICVNEWRLRPLGKGTARMAYQVWFGDGALADMLVIPTGVNYEHFRGPGKRVALRFGAGIHHTEMKTSPQDYEKWLREFNEILDERMNREILTLEPVLTKQEHQAKMNNFFGDCTLPKGGNVLQKAAGAAGRLIHKSLYTFFEKKAAKLTARSVFYDSVLFGLLLYLYPLIVLLLSGIVALIFGGLAGLAVFAALPLLAWAGARYR